The following DNA comes from Camelina sativa cultivar DH55 chromosome 14, Cs, whole genome shotgun sequence.
caaaaaaagtaaaattttgttgtaGAAAGGTGACCATAATGTAAGGTATTAGCTTGATATCGAATGCAGACTGATCTATGGGTTTAAATGTAGCTTATAGAGTATACTACAGAGTATAGGATCCAAATACCTCAATCTTTTGTGGTCCTGCAACATTGGTTTTTGCCTTTGCTCTGGAAACAGAAGAGGTCGCTTGAAAGTCTCTCCATGTTCCAGCGTTTTGTTGGGGGGTTCCGCCACGTGATTGATCTATTGATAAGTAAAGAACATAGATGTTGGTTGGAGAATGGTTCAGAAAGACGATTCggttttacatatattaatttgacaATGAAGTCTACTTTTCTGATGTCTGAAAGCTAACCTTTGGAAAGATATTGTGGCGCTGGTCCGATACACTGCCATTATGCCATAACAAGTATTATCAGAGAAGGAGGTGTAAAACACTAATGAAAGAAGGAAATATCACAAATGAAAGTTTTTTCTTACATTGAGCGGATCATCTAGGACTTTATGTGGATTTTTCTCCGGTATCACTTCAATAACTTTGGCTTTTAAATCTTGGCTGGATTAAAAGTAATTAAACATTAGGACAAACCACTAACCATAAACATCAACCCAGATGTGAAATTTCCTTTGAAAAATACCTCTGAAACCATGGGTTCGCTAGTGGAAGAGCTATGGCTGGAAGCTTTCTTAGGAAAAGATACGGTAGTTTCCTGTCTCATGTATTCAATACTATTGCGGTCTGTCTCACCTCTAATTCCTTTCACCAAAGCGTACTCGCTCTCCTCCGCACTTTCTATAGGAGAATCATGTTCTTCACCTCTGTTGTCCACATCCTCACCCTCCAGTTCTTCTTCCATTTCAAGTTCATTCAACCTGGACATGATTCGTGCAAAATCATCGTCTTCAGGTTCACCTTCTTCAGTCTCTCCTCCAGGAAGAGCAGAAGGCTCTTTTCCACTTGACTGAATCACAGCTGCAGAGGCATCTTCTTCTACATACTCTTCTCTTATCTCAACAAGTCCTTCCTataaaaaacaatcaacaacacCGCTTCAAAACGCATATGCAGAACACAATAAGAAACAAGGGAATTAATAGACTCTGCCAGCAAAACCTACCGCTGCTTCAGAAGCAGTTGTAGAGAAGAATGAAGCCTCCGTTTTAAAATCTTCAATCTCAGCTTTAAGAGAATGAATTTGAGACTGTAAAGTcttgtctcttctcttcaaGAAGTCAACAGTTTGTTTCGATGATCTATCAGTATAGTAATTCTCTCCCAACAACACCTAATATGAATCACCAAAAACAATCCTTTGCTTCAGTTTTAACCAACTTTGAACTTTCACATTAGCCTTAGTATCTTACTGAGAAACTAACTCCTAAACCTCTCATAgttacatatatgatatatccaCTGGAATCGAAAAGAGAGAATATGAAACATTACCAAATACTCGTTGGTGTGAATCAATCGACCTGGGAAAAAAGCAATTTTGCCGAATGGAACCTGTGTACACAAAAAGCATCAGACgggaacaaaaaaattagattacaAAGGGAAGAATAAAGAAGGAAAAGGATGTAAAACCCTCACCATAACGTTGTGATGGAGCTGATCGGGAAGCTTCTTGACGAGATTGATGAGATTGTCGTTTTCATCTACGAACTGTTGGAGACGATTCATCTCTACTCGCTTCTCTCCGATTTTCTCCTCCACGTAACTTGCTGCTTTCCGTGCTTCCTCCTCTGAGAACAACGACGCTAACGGCGTCACAGTTCCTTTCGCCGGCGGCTCCATTCCGGTAAGGGTTTAAGTACAGCGACGATTCCAGGGAAcaaaaagaagcagaagaaacaaaggaaatTGAGAGGGAAGCAAGTCTAAGGCTTCTAAGTGTTATAATGAACTTAATGGGCCGATTATTTATGGCCCAATCTATTTTATATGATGTTTTCGTAAATAAAGAAGATTACCTTGTGTGTATAACAAAATCGGGATTGTAGATTTTATTAACgtttgtaaattgtaaattgtaaattgtaaaattcCATTGTTAGCCTTTTTAGTATAATTccatttatagttttatagtaATCATTGATTATTTTAGAGAATTATGATGTGCGTGATATATTATTAACCCACACATGAGTCTCACATGTAATGCAAGTGTGGAGATAATGCAAATGGGTTGGCAAGTAAGCTTACACACGAGAAGAAGGCCGACATGGTTATGCTACTTCAATCtattatattgtaatttgaATTCAGTTCCGATGTTTCGTAGTTTTGAACTAGCTACTGACAATATAcaattaaatgataaattatgtCTATGATCCAAGGTATATTTAGCGATAACCCATCATTTACGTActactcaaaacaaaacaaaaacaaaattctattgAACTAAGATCTATCATAAGTGTTACCGCAAGTAGCACTAagattttctttgaattttaaaaagaaaacaagaaatcaagcaCTAAGTTTCAATGTTTTTATTAAGTAACttacaaataagaaagaaaaaaaaaatgaagtaacaatagaaaacaatatatattagcTTAGAAATacttatgaaattttttaaggtcaaatcattttaaataatttttaatatttattttttacaaaaaaaaatctaaaataagtATGTGATATCTGATTCGGGATTGACCAATGGTAAACGTGATCCACTTTCGTAAGTGAATCACATCCTTTAATTTTGATTACTTTTAATAATTAGATGATATGCGTGttttataaatacatattttacttttaaatccaaaaatatggAGAAATTAGGATAAACATCTGAATTTTTTAGATGCGTTTATCTTATCCAAAAATAGATATGTAATTAGGAggattttagaaagaaaaataagaggTTTGAGTGAAGAATTTAATAGAAGGGATCTAACtgtaatttttccatttttattgcCAAAGGATCTAAATATAAATTagtaagaacataaaaaaaatattataaaaataatacaaagttGTGTGTTTGCCAAAAGGTAAAGAagtttctctatttcttcttcttcgtcctccctttcttcttctccttctctcttcccACTGATAGGCACCGAACCAAAGCAACCAAGGACGAAGAGAAACTATATAAGAAACCCcctcaagagagagagacgtagagggagagagagaaaggtgaAAGCTTTATTTATTGTTATCAAGATCACTGTATCAACAACAACCAATGCCTGCTTTGAAGAACTTGTCCGCCGCCGATGAAGAGTACGACCAACTGGGTCGGAACTCAGAAGCTGACAGATTCAATCCCGAAGCTAACGAGACAGGAGGAGATCCGGAGAAAATGGATGACAAGGACGGAAGTGGAGATGAGGAAGACGACGTGAAACGTGACCAAGTTGAAGCAGAGGATGAAGAAGCGttagaagaaggtaaaaaaagtttcgttttttttttttttttgttttttNNNNNNNNNNNNNNNNNNNNNNNNNNNNNNNNNNNNNNNNNNNNNNNNNNNNNNNNNNNNNNNNNNNNNNNNNNNNNNNNNNNNNNNNNNNNNNNNNNNNNNNNNNNNNNNNNNNNNNNNNNNNNNNNNNNNNNNNNNNNNNNNNNNNNNNNNNNNNNNNNNNNNNNNNNNNNNNNNNNNNNNNNNNNNNNNNNNNNNNNNNNNNNNNNNNNNNNNNNNNNNNNNNNNNNNNNNNNNNNNNNNNNNNNNNNNNNNNNNNNNNNNNNNNNNNNNNNNNNNNNNNNNNNNNNNNNNNNNNNNNNNNNNNNNNNNNNNNNNNNNNNNNNNNNNNNNNNNNNNNNNNNNNNNNNNNNNNNNNNNNNNNNNNNNNNNNNNNNNNNNNNNNNNNNNNNNNNNNNNNNNNNNNNNNNNNNNNNNNNNNNNNNNNNNNNNNNNNNNNNNNNNNNNNNNNNNNNNNNNNNNNNNNNNNNNNNNNNNNNNNNNNNNNNNNNNNNNNNNNNNNNNNNNNNNNNNNNNNNNNNNNNNNNNNNNNNNNNNNNNNNNNNNNNNNNNNNNNNNNNNNNNNNNNNNNNNNNNNNNNNNNNNNNNNNNNNNNNNNNNNNNNNNNNNNNNNNNNNNNNNNNNNNNNNNNNNNNNNNNNNNNNNNNNNNNNNNNNNNNNNNNNNNNNNNNNNNNNNNNNNNNNNNNNNNNNNNNNNNNNNNNNNNNNNNNNNNNNNNNNNNNNNNNNNNNNNNNNNNNNNNNNNNNNNNNNNNNNNNNNNNNNNNNNNNNNNNNNNNNNNNNNNNNNNNNNNNNNNNNNNNNNNNNNNNNNNNNNNNNNNNNNNNNNNNNNNNNNNNNNNNNNNNNNNNNNNNNNNNNNNNNNNNNNNNNNNNNNNNNNNNNNNNNNNNNNNNNNNNNNNNNNNNNNNNNNNNNNNNNNNNNNNNNNNNNNNNNNNNNNNNNNNNNNNNNNNNNNNNNNNNNNNNNNNNNNNNNNNNNNNNNNNNNNNNNNNNNNNNNNNNNNNNNNNNNNNNNNNNNNNNNNNNNNNNNNNNNNNNNNNNNNNNNNNNNNNNNNNNNNNNNNNNNNNNNNNNNNNNNNNNNNNNNNNNNNNNNNNNNNNNNNNNNNNNNNNNNNNNNNNNNNNNNNNNNNNNNNNNNNNNNNNNNNNNNNNNNNNNNNNNNNNNNNNNNNNNNNNNNNNNNNNNNNNNNNNNNNNNNNNNNNNNNNNNNNNNNNNNNNNNNNNNNNNNNNNNNNNNNNNNNNNNNNNNNNNNNNNNNNNNNNNNNNNNNNNNNNNNNNNNNNNNNNNNNNNNNNNNNNNNNNNNNNNNNNNNNNNNNNNNNNNNNNNNNNNNNNNNNNNNNNNNNNNNNNNNNNNNNNNNNNNNNNNNNNNNNNNNNNNNNNNNNNNNNNNNNNNNNNNNNNNNNNNNNNNNNNNNNNNNNNNNNNNNNNNNNNNNNNNNNNNNNNNNNNNNNNNNNNNNNNNNNNNNNNNNNNNNNNNNNNNNNNNNNNNNNNNNNNNNNNNNNNNNNNNNNNNNNNNNNNNNNNNNNNNNNNNNNNNNNNNNNNNNNNNNNNNNNNNNNNNNNNNNNNNNNNNNNNNNNNNNNNNNNNNNNNNNNNNNNNNNNNNNNNNNNNNNNNNNNNNNNNNNNNNNNNNNNNNNNNNNNNNNNNNNNNNNNNNNNNNNNNNNNNNNNNNNNNNNNNNNNNNNNNNNNNNNNNNNNNNNNNNNNNNNNNNNNNNNNNNNNNNNNNNNNNNNNNNNNNNNNNNNNNNNNNNNNNNNNNNNNNNNNNNNNNNNNNNNNNNNNNNNNNNNNNNNNNNNNNNNNNNNNNNNNNNNNNNNNNNNNNNNNNNNNNNNNNNNNNNNNNNNNNNNNNNNNNNNNNNNNNNNNNNNNNNNNNNNNNNNNNNNNNNNNNNNNNNNNNNNNNNNNNNNNNNNNNNNNNNNNNNNNNNNNNNNNNNNNNNNNNNNNNNNNNNNNNNNNNNNNNNNNNNNNNNNNNNNNNNNNNNNNNNNNNNNNNNNNNNNNNNNNNNNNNNNNNNNNNNNNNNNNNNNNNNNNNNNNNNNNNNNNNNNNNNNNNNNNNNNNNNNNNNNNNNNNNNNNNNNNNNNNNNNNNNNNNNNNNNNNNNNNNNNNNNNNNNNNNNNNNNNNNNNNNNNNNNNNNNNNNNNNNNNNNNNNNNNNNNNNNNNNNNNNNNNNNNNNNNNNNNNNNNNNNNNNNNNNNNNNNNNNNNNNNNNNNNNNNNNNNNNNNNNNNNNNNNNNNNNNNNNNNNNNNNNNNNNNNNNNNNNNNNNNNNNNNNNNNNNNNNNNNNNNNNNNNNNNNNNNNNNNNNNNNNNNNNNNNNNNNNNNNNNNNNNNNNNNNNNNNNNNNNNNNNNNNNNNNNNNNNNNNNNNNNNNNNNNNNNNNNNNNNNNNNNNNNNNNNNNNNNNNNNNNNNNNNNNNNNNNNNNNNNNNNNNNNNNNNNNNNNNNNNNNNNNNNNNNNNNNNNNNNNNNNNNNNNNNNNNNNNNNNNNNNNNNNNNNNNNNNNNNNNNNNNNNNNNNNNNNNNNNNNNNNNNNNNNNNNNNNNNNNNNNNNNNNNNNNNNNNNNNNNNNNNNNNNNNNNNNNNNNNNNNNNNNNNNNNNNNNNNNNNNNNNNNNNNNNNNNNNNNNNNNNNNNNNNNNNNNNNNNNNNNNNNNNNNNNNNNNNNNNNNNNNNNNNNNNNNNNNNNNNNNNNNNNNNNNNNNNNNNNNNNNNNNNNNNNNNNNNNNNNNNNNNNNNNNNNNNNNNNNNNNNNNNNNNNNNNNNNNNNNNNNNNNNNNNNNNNNNNNNNNNNNNNNNNNNNNNNNNNNNNNNNNNNNNNNNNNNNNNNNNNNNNNNNNNNNNNNNNNNNNNNNNNNNNNNNNNNNNNNNNNNNNNNNNNNNNNNNNNNNNNNNNNNNNNNNNNNNNNNNNNNNNNNNNNNNNNNNNNNNNNNNNNNNNNNNNNNNNNNNNNNNNNNNNNNNNNNNNNNNNNNNNNNNNNNNNNNNNNNNNNNNNNNNNNNNNNNNNNNNNNNNNNNNNNNNNNNNNNNNNNNNNNNNNNNNNNNNNNNNNNNNNNNNNNNNNNNNNNNNNNNNNNNNNNNNNNNNNNNNNNNNNNNNNNNNNNNNNNNNNNNNNNNNNNNNNNNNNNNNNNNNNNNNNNNNNNNNNNNNNNNNNNNNNNNNNNNNNNNNNNNNNNNNNNNNNNNNNNNNNNNNNNNNNNNNNNNNNNNNNNNNNNNNNNNNNNNNNNNNNNNNNNNNNNNNNNNNNNNNNNNNNNNNNNNNNNNNNNNNNNNNNNNNNNNNNNNNNNNNNNNNNNNNNNNNNNNNNNNNNNNNNNNNNNNNNNNNNNNNNNNNNNNNNNNNNNNNNNNNNNNNNNNNNNNNNNNNNNNNNNNNNNNNNNNNNNNNNNNNNNNNNNNNNNNNNNNNNNNNNNNNNNNNNNNNNNNNNNNNNNNNNNNNNNNNNNNNNNNNNNNNNNNNNNNNNNNNNNNNNNNNNNNNNNNNNNNNNNNNNNNNNNNNNNNNNNNNNNNNNNNNNNNNNNNNNNNNNNNNNNNNNNNNNNNNNNNNNNNNNNNNNNNNNNNNNNNNNNNNNNNNNNNNNNNNNNNNNNNNNNNNNNNNNNNNNNNNNNNNNNNNNNNNNNNNNNNNNNNNNNNNNNNNNNNNNNNNNNNNNNNNNNNNNNNNNNNNNNNNNNNNNNNNNNNNNNNNNNNNNNNNNNNNNNNNNNNNNNNNNNNNNNNNNNNNNNNNNNNNNNNNNNNNNNNNNNNNNNNNNNNNNNNNNNNNNNNNNNNNNNNNNNNNNNNNNNNNNNNNNNNNNNNNNNNNNNNNNNNNNNNNNNNNNNNNNNNNNNNNNNNNNNNNNNNNNNNNNNNNNNNNNNNNNNNNNNNNNNNNNNNNNNNNNNNNNNNNNNNNNNNNNNNNNNNNNNNNNNNNNNNNNNNNNNNNNNNNNNNNNNNNNNNNNNNNNNNNNNNNNNNNNNNNNNNNNNNNNNNNNNNNNNNNNNNNNNNNNNNNNNNNNNNNNNNNNNNNNNNNNNNNNNNNNNNNNNNNNNNNNNNNNNNNNNNNNNNNNNNNNNNNNNNNNNNNNNNNNNNNNNNNNNNNNNNNNNNNNNNNNNNNNNNNNNNNNNNNNNNNNNNNNNNNNNNNNNNNNNNNNNNNNNNNNNNNNNNNNNNNNNNNNNNNNNNNNNNNNNNNNNNNNNNNNNNNNNNNNNNNNNNNNNNNNNNNNNNNNNNNNNNNNNNNNNNNNNNNNNNNNNNNNNNNNNNNNNNNNNNNNNNNNNNNNNNNNNNNNNNNNNNNNNNNNNNNNNNNNNNNNNNNNNNNNNNNNNNNNNNNNNNNNNNNNNNNNNNNNNNNNNNNNNNNNNNNNNNNNNNNNNNNNNNNNNNNNNNNNNNNNNNNNNNNNNNNNNNNNNNNNNNNNNNNNNNNNNNNNNNNNNNNNNNNNNNNNNNNNNNNNNNNNNNNNNNNNNNNNNNNNNNNNNNNNNNNNNNNNNNNNNNNNNNNNNNNNNNNNNNNNNNNNNNNNNNNNNNNNNNNNNNNNNNNNNNNNNNNNNNNNNNNNNNNNNNNNNNNNNNNNNNNNNNNNNNNNNNNNNNNNNNNNNNNNNNNNNNNNNNNNNNNNNNNNNNNNNNNNNNNNNNNNNNNNNNNNNNNNNNNNNNNNNNNNNNNNNNNNNNNNNNNNNNNNNNNNNNNNNNNNNNNNNNNNNNNNNNNNNNNNNNNNNNNNNNNNNNNNNNNNNNNNNNNNNNNNNNNNNNNNNNNNNNNNNNNNNNNNNNNNNNNNNNNNNNNNNNNNNNNNNNNNNNNNNNNNNNNNNNNNNNNNNNNNNNNNNNNNNNNNNNNNNNNNNNNNNNNNNNNNNNNNNNNNNNNNNNNNNNNNNNNNNNNNNNNNNNNNNNNNNNNNNNNNNNNNNNNNNNNNNNNNNNNNNNNNNNNNNNNNNNNNNNNNNNNNNNNNNNNNNNNNNNNNNNNNNNNNNNNNNNNNNNNNNNNNNNNNNNNNNNNNNNNNNNNNNNNNNNNNNNNNNNNNNNNNNNNNNNNNNNNNNNNNNNNNNNNNNNNNNNNNNNNNNNNNNNNNNNNNNNNNNNNNNNNNNNNNNNNNNNNNNNNNNNNNNNNNNNNNNNNNNNNNNNNNNNNNNNNNNNNNNNNNNNNNNNNNNNNNNNNNNNNNNNNNNNNNNNNNNNNNNNNNNNNNNNNNNNNNNNNNNNNNNNNNNNNNNNNNNNNNNNNNNNNNNNNNNNNNNNNNNNNNNNNNNNNNNNNNNNNNNNNNNNNNNNNNNNNNNNNNNNNNNNNNNNNNNNNNNNNNNNNNNNNNNNNNNNNNNNNNNNNNNNNNNNNNNNNNNNNNNNNNNNNNNNNNNNNNNNNNNNNNNNNNNNNNNNNNNNNNNNNNNNNNNNNNNNNNNNNNNNNNNNNNNNNNNNNNNNNNNNNNNNNNNNNNNNNNNNNNNNNNNNNNNNNNNNNNNNNNNNNNNNNNNNNNNNNNNNNNNNNNNNNNNNNNNNNNNNNNNNNNNNNNNNNNNNNNNNNNNNNNNNNNNNNNNNNNNNNNNNNNNNNNNNNNNNNNNNNNNNNNNNNNNNNNNNNNNNNNNNNNNNNNNNNNNNNNNNNNNNNNNNNNNNNNNNNNNNNNNNNNNNNNNNNNNNNNNNNNNNNNNNNNNNNNNNNNNNNNNNNNNNNNNNNNNNNNNNNNNNNNNNNNNNNNNNNNNNNNNNNNNNNNNNNNNNNNNNNNNNNNNNNNNNNNNNNNNNNNNNNNNNNNNNNNNNNNNNNNNNNNNNNNNNNNNNNNNNNNNNNNNNNNNNNNNNNNNNNNNNNNNNNNNNNNNNNNNNNNNNNNNNNNNNNNNNNNNNNNNNNNNNNNNNNNNNNNNNNNNNNNNNNNNNNNNNNNNNNNNNNNNNNNNNNNNNNNNNNNNNNNNNNNNNNNNNNNNNNNNNNNNNNNNNNNNNNNNNNNNNNNNNNNNNNNNNNNNNNNNNNNNNNNNNNNNNNNNNNNNNNNNNNNNNNNNNNNNNNNNNNNNNNNNNNNNNNNNNNNNNNNNNNNNNNNNNNNNNNNNNNNNNNNNNNNNNNNNNNNNNNNNNNNNNNNNNNNNNNNNNNNNNNNNNNNNNNNNNNNNNNNNNNNNNNNNNNNNNNNNNNNNNNNNNNNNNNNNNNNNNNNNNNNNNNNNNNNNNNNNNNNNNNNNNNNNNNNNNNNNN
Coding sequences within:
- the LOC104738875 gene encoding LOW QUALITY PROTEIN: unconventional prefoldin RPB5 interactor-like (The sequence of the model RefSeq protein was modified relative to this genomic sequence to represent the inferred CDS: deleted 1 base in 1 codon); protein product: MEPPAKGTVTPLASLFSEEEARKAASYVEEKIGEKRVEMNRLQQFVDENDNLINLVKKLPDQLHHNVMVPFGKIAFFPGRLIHTNEYLVLLGENYYTDRSSKQTVDFLKRRDKTLQSQIHSLKAEIEDFKTEASFFSTTASEAAEGLVEIREEYVEEDASAAVIQSSGKEPSALPGGETEEGEPEDDDFARIMSRLNELEMEEELEGEDVDNRGEEHDSPIESAEESEYALVKGIRGETDRNSIEYMRQETTVSFPKKASSHSSSTSEPMVSEPRLKAKVIEVIPEKNPHKVLDDPLNCIGPAPQYLSKDQSRGGTPQQNAGTWRDFQATSSVSRAKAKTNVAGPQKIESPMQKTETEFDSTKAFTGSIVEHAHNLETSTHSQTQSSASQPSKPVSRFKAQRR